One part of the Eucalyptus grandis isolate ANBG69807.140 chromosome 10, ASM1654582v1, whole genome shotgun sequence genome encodes these proteins:
- the LOC104421102 gene encoding arginyl-tRNA--protein transferase 2 produces the protein MAAHHRSEASSSGGGRGESVVSDCGRRRSSCGYCKSPNGFSSVSHGLIAQSLTVDDYQDLLDRGWRRSGSFLYKPDMSTTCCPSYTIRLKAADFSPSKEQNRVRKQMERFLDGTLDTKAKPELLEDLNTSKVACECECHGRSSLATVETSVDVEEDKNEPEQFMHYLSDAIDKAVQACIERETFSANLQLPKASVKGVSPTKKKKLVKGLENLSYTSNIAFQLAATLRRAQSGKKDEKGSEFSGISAEDQLPSELTPRRIGEKLARSLSQTDETSGFLVQACNGHLNFYSIAEHASADKTGEEKSLSKESSTRNGNKRRCMVRCCKCCSGRRRKLEILLKRSTFEREEFELYRRYQLKVHKDNPAQVTESAYKRFLVDTPLVFVPSTNDGSVPPCGFGSFHQSYVIDGRLVAVGVVDILPKCLSSKYLFWDPDFAFLSLGKYSALQEISWVKENQVHCASLQYYYLGYYIHSCSKMRYKAAYRPSELLCPRRYQWVPFNVAKPRLDESKYVVLSDYKDQDEKPLLPPVSDHISEHQHEESEHKDLNDCFVGDEMFDPDEEDSDVVSESESSNVELPETEDREIGNALIGLQGSPLRYKDLQGALGPAERILEGQVQRTIRKLRLFLRMIKCQCFS, from the exons ATGGCGGCCCATCATCGCAGCGAGGCgagcagcagcggcggcggaaGGGGGGAGTCGGTGGTCTCGGACTGCGGCCGGCGGAGGAGCTCCTGCGGGTACTGCAAATCGCCAAATGGCTTCTCCAGCGTTTCTCACG GCTTGATTGCGCAGAGCCTGACCGTGGATGACTATCAAG ATCTCCTTGATCGAGGATGGAGAAGATCTGGCTCTTTCCTTTACAAGCCAGATATGAGTACTACGTGTTGCCCTTCTTATACTATCCGCTTAAAAGCAGCGGACTTTTCTCCTTCCAAGGAGCAAAATCGAGTACGCAAACAGATGGAAAG GTTTCTGGATGGTACACTGGACACCAAAGCCAAGCCTGAGCTCCTGGAGGATTTAAATACTTCTAAAGTGGCATGTGAATGTGAATGTCATGGAAGGTCAAGCTTGGCAACGGTTGAAACTTCTGTGGATGTGGAGGAGGATAAGAATGAGCCAGAACAATTTATGCATTACTTGTCTGATGCAATTGATAAGGCTGTGCAGGCATGCATTGAAAGGGAGACGTTTTCTGCCAATCTTCAATTACCTAAAGCTTCTGTCAAAGGAGTCTCCccaaccaagaagaagaagctagtCAAAGGATTGGAAAATCTCTCGTATACCAGTAACATTGCTTTCCAATTGGCTGCCACTTTAAGGCGTGCACAGTCAGGaaaaaaggatgaaaaaggGTCAGAATTCTCTGGAATCTCAGCAGAAGACCAACTGCCTTCTGAGTTGACACCTCGAAGGATTGGAGAAAAGTTGGCGCGGTCATTGTCTCAAACGGATGAAACATCTGGCTTCTTGGTCCAAGCATGTAACGGACATCTGAACTTTTATTCTATTGCAGAGCACGCTTCAGCGGATAAGACTGGCGaagaaaaatctctctctaaAGAATCTTCAACGAGAAATGGAAACAAGAGAAGATGTATGGTGAGGTGCTGTAAATGTTGTTCAGGAAGAAGGCGGAAGCTTGAGATTCTTCTGAAAAGATCCACTTTTGAGCGTGAAGAATTTGAGTTGTACAGGCGATATCAGTTGAAAGTGCACAAGGACAATCCAGCCCAGGTCACAGAGAGTGCGTACAAGAGATTTTTGGTTGACACTCCATTAGTTTTTGTTCCCTCGACCAATGATGGTTCAGTTCCTCCCTGCGGTTTTGGGTCTTTCCATCAGTCATATGTTATTGATGGGCGATTAGTTGCGGTTGGTGTGGTGGATATCCTTCCTAAATGCTTGTCgagtaaatatttattttgggaCCCTGACTTTGCCTTTTTATCACTGGGAAAATATTCGGCTTTGCAAGAAATATCTTGGGTGAAGGAAAATCAAGTTCACTGCGCCAGTCTTCAGTATTATTACCTTGGCTATTACATTCATTCATGCAGCAAGATGAGATATAAAGCAGCGTATCGGCCATCTGAGCTTCTATGTCCCCGCCGTTACCA GTGGGTTCCCTTCAACGTTGCAAAGCCTCGGCTTGATGAAAGTAAGTATGTTGTCCTGTCAGATTATAAAGACCAGGATGAAAAGCCATTGCTGCCTCCAGTTTCTGATCATATCAGTGAACATCAGCATGAAGAAAGTGAGCATAAGGACTTGAATGATTGTTTCGTTGGAGATGAAATGTTTGACCCTGATGAGGAAGATTCTGATGTTGTATCAGAAAGTGAAAGCTCTAATGTAGAACTCCCTGAAACAGAGGATAGGGAAATTGGAAATGCTCTAATAGGATTACAGGGGTCTCCCCTGAGATACAAG GATCTGCAAGGGGCCCTTGGTCCTGCTGAGAGAATCCTGGAAGGCCAAGTGCAGAG GACTATTAGGAAGCTCCGACTGTTCCTTCGCATGATCAAATGTCAATGCTTCTCCTAG
- the LOC104421096 gene encoding protein yippee-like, whose translation MGRVFAVTLEGKIYTCRHCKTHLAIAEHIVSKSFHCRHGRAYLFSKVANVSIGEREERMMMTGMHTVADIFCVGCGAIVGWKYETAHEKAQKYKEGKSVLERNKLVGPDGSNYWASHEAHIIGGSDADDV comes from the exons ATGGGAAGGGTGTTTGCGGTGACCCTCGAAGGGAAGATCTACACCTGCCGGCACTGCAAGACCCACCTCGCGATCGCTGAACACATCGTCTCTAAG TCTTTCCACTGCAGGCATGGGAGAGCTTACCTCTTCAGCAAGGT AGCGAATGTGTCTATTggtgagagagaagagagaatgaTGATGACTGGGATGCACACCGTTGCTGACATTTTCTGTGTTGGTTGTGGAGCAATTGTTGGGTGGAAATAT GAGACTGCTCATGAAAAGGCTCAGAAGTACAAGGAAGGAAAATCTGTTCTCGAGCG GAATAAGTTGGTTGGTCCTGATGGAAGCAATTACTGGGCCTCTCATGAAGCACATATCATCGGGGGTAGCGATGCTGATGACGTTTGA